A region of Streptomyces paludis DNA encodes the following proteins:
- a CDS encoding ABC transporter ATP-binding protein, producing the protein MRTTRTFPFRRPAAPAATPGSAATLTVDDLSVRYGGVRAVGSISFSVGPGESVGIIGANGAGKTSTLKALMGLVPRGGGSITLGGLDLTRVRARDMVRHGIGYVPEGRHVFPGLTVEKNLLLGAYARRWDAGTRATLAEVHQLFPVLGEMGQRLAGALSGGQQQMLSIGRALMSRPRILLLDEPSMGLSPKLVGEILSALTRLREEGMSLLLVEQNATLTFGATSHCLVMENGAVAMTGTSGELSRDVRVRRIYLGL; encoded by the coding sequence GTGAGAACGACGAGGACGTTTCCCTTCCGGCGACCGGCCGCTCCCGCCGCCACCCCCGGCTCCGCGGCCACCCTCACCGTCGACGATCTGTCCGTGCGCTACGGCGGGGTCCGCGCGGTCGGTTCGATCAGCTTCAGCGTGGGGCCCGGGGAGTCCGTGGGCATCATCGGCGCCAACGGCGCGGGCAAGACGTCCACCCTCAAAGCGCTGATGGGGCTGGTACCGCGCGGCGGCGGAAGCATCACACTGGGCGGGCTCGACCTGACCCGGGTGCGGGCCCGCGACATGGTGCGGCACGGCATCGGCTACGTACCGGAGGGCCGGCATGTGTTCCCCGGTCTGACCGTGGAGAAGAACCTGCTGCTCGGCGCGTACGCCCGCCGCTGGGACGCCGGGACCCGCGCCACGCTGGCCGAGGTGCACCAGCTCTTCCCGGTGCTGGGCGAGATGGGGCAGCGGCTGGCCGGCGCGCTGTCCGGCGGGCAGCAGCAGATGCTCTCCATCGGCCGCGCCCTGATGTCCCGGCCGCGCATCCTGCTGCTCGACGAACCCTCGATGGGGCTCTCCCCCAAGCTGGTCGGCGAGATCCTGAGCGCGCTGACGCGGCTGCGGGAGGAGGGGATGAGCCTGCTCCTCGTGGAGCAGAACGCCACACTCACCTTCGGCGCGACGAGTCACTGTCTGGTGATGGAGAACGGCGCCGTCGCCATGACCGGAACCTCCGGGGAACTCAGCCGGGATGTCCGGGTGCGCCGGATCTATCTCGGGCTGTGA
- a CDS encoding branched-chain amino acid ABC transporter ATP-binding protein/permease: protein MTFRAGGIGVLAVAAWLLPYGLGGYAIHVVNIALIYALLAMGMGLAMGISGQINLAQVAFFGVGAYTLAILTTGYGHGFWTAAALALLATLVTGLFVGIPALRMQSHYLGIVTLGLALGFINWITNASVTGGADGISGIPLPSLPGVDLSSEYLYYYLELTVCAVGLGFGLFVVRTSLGRRLRAMRDDSLAAGAMGAEIPLLRMTAFLLASLYGGLAGVLYAGLIRYVAPETFSIGNMFLLLAMVIIGGRRSLVGCVVGAVGLTLIREWLSDFSTYAQLGYGVVVVLMVVFAPTGLAGIPSRVREFTRRRRRGDAEDRARLRPFRPYDVVKAPDDGHGPLLDIRSVTQDFRGLRALDEVSLTVRPGEIRGIVGPNGSGKTTLFNVISGFYRATSGQVRFGGRATTTARPYTLSLLGMARTFQNLRLFGRLTVRENILVALDRTRTHSLWQYAVWQPGVVRRERSLRREAQELLERFGLADFAEAAPGSLPYGIQRRIEIARAMASRPRLLLLDEPAAGLNGEEVQELARIVRSIRDGGTTVVLIEHNMGLVMSLCERVTVLSGGVVIAEGTPAEVVAAPEVIEAYLGDAAPADVPRPEPAPPAPQPAPPAGAPTPKETTR, encoded by the coding sequence GTGACGTTCCGTGCCGGAGGAATCGGGGTCCTGGCGGTGGCCGCCTGGCTGCTGCCGTACGGCCTGGGCGGCTACGCCATCCATGTCGTCAACATCGCACTCATATATGCCCTGCTGGCCATGGGCATGGGCCTGGCCATGGGGATCTCCGGGCAGATCAATCTCGCCCAGGTCGCGTTCTTCGGCGTCGGCGCGTACACCCTCGCCATCCTGACCACCGGCTACGGACACGGGTTCTGGACGGCAGCCGCGCTGGCGCTGCTCGCGACCCTGGTGACCGGCCTGTTCGTCGGCATACCGGCCCTGCGTATGCAGTCCCACTACCTGGGGATCGTCACACTCGGGCTGGCGCTGGGCTTCATCAACTGGATCACCAACGCCTCGGTCACCGGGGGCGCCGACGGTATCTCCGGAATCCCGCTGCCCAGCCTGCCCGGCGTCGATCTCTCCAGCGAATACCTCTACTACTACCTGGAGTTGACGGTCTGCGCGGTCGGCCTCGGCTTCGGGCTCTTCGTCGTCCGCACCTCGCTCGGGCGGCGGCTGCGCGCGATGCGCGACGACTCGCTGGCCGCGGGCGCGATGGGCGCGGAGATCCCGCTGCTGCGCATGACCGCGTTCCTGCTCGCCAGCCTGTACGGGGGCCTGGCCGGAGTGCTGTACGCGGGCCTCATCCGCTATGTCGCCCCGGAGACCTTCTCCATCGGCAATATGTTCCTCCTGCTCGCCATGGTCATCATCGGCGGCCGGCGCTCCCTCGTCGGCTGTGTGGTCGGCGCGGTGGGACTGACACTGATCCGCGAGTGGCTCTCCGACTTCTCGACGTACGCACAGCTCGGTTACGGCGTGGTGGTCGTCCTCATGGTCGTCTTCGCGCCGACCGGTCTCGCCGGAATCCCCTCCCGCGTAAGGGAGTTCACGCGCCGGAGGCGACGCGGCGACGCCGAGGACCGTGCCCGGCTGCGTCCCTTCCGGCCGTACGACGTGGTCAAGGCGCCCGACGACGGGCACGGTCCGCTCCTCGACATCCGGTCCGTCACCCAGGACTTCCGCGGGCTGCGCGCCCTGGACGAGGTCTCCCTCACGGTCCGCCCCGGCGAGATCCGCGGCATCGTCGGGCCCAACGGCTCCGGCAAGACCACCCTGTTCAACGTGATCAGCGGCTTCTACCGGGCCACCTCGGGTCAGGTGCGGTTCGGCGGCCGGGCCACCACCACCGCCCGTCCGTACACGCTCTCCCTCCTCGGCATGGCCCGCACCTTCCAGAACCTGCGGCTGTTCGGCCGGCTGACCGTCCGGGAGAACATCCTCGTCGCGCTCGACCGCACCCGGACCCACTCCCTCTGGCAGTACGCGGTGTGGCAGCCCGGTGTCGTACGCCGGGAGCGGTCGCTGCGCCGGGAGGCCCAGGAACTCCTGGAGCGGTTCGGGCTCGCCGACTTCGCGGAGGCCGCGCCGGGCTCCCTGCCGTACGGCATCCAGCGGCGCATCGAGATCGCCCGCGCCATGGCCTCCCGGCCCCGGCTGCTGCTCCTCGACGAACCGGCCGCCGGGCTGAACGGCGAGGAGGTCCAGGAACTCGCCCGCATCGTGCGCTCCATCCGGGACGGCGGCACCACCGTCGTACTGATCGAGCACAACATGGGCCTGGTCATGTCGCTGTGCGAGCGTGTCACGGTGCTCTCCGGCGGTGTGGTCATCGCGGAGGGCACACCGGCGGAGGTGGTCGCCGCGCCCGAGGTGATCGAGGCGTATCTCGGGGACGCCGCGCCGGCCGACGTCCCGCGGCCGGAACCGGCCCCGCCCGCGCCCCAGCCCGCTCCCCCGGCCGGGGCACCCACTCCGAAGGAGACAACCCGGTGA
- a CDS encoding branched-chain amino acid ABC transporter permease yields MQETLQTLVGGLSLGAVYALVAMGFSLVYRTMGLVNFAHADIAMIGAYAASTFYLTSKLPFAVAMVVAIAVTAAIGLVIERVLRPLENKDFDLMLIGTIGFGIVLQAVAILIWGTTGRAVRSPVPSAPLDLFGIRVRTYDLLVMAVAALAVLGLAWFLARTKRGAAMQAVAMDHEAATAVGIDVGRSNALAFSIGAGLAALAGGLVGPMLYVDASLGGALGIKGFAAAMLGGFGSIPGAVVGGLAIGVLDSYAAGHFQGYSVLVTFLVFTAAIMIRPTGVFGERTVSRA; encoded by the coding sequence GTGCAAGAGACACTGCAAACACTTGTCGGGGGCCTGAGCCTCGGGGCGGTCTACGCCCTGGTCGCCATGGGGTTCTCGCTGGTCTACCGCACCATGGGCCTGGTCAACTTCGCCCACGCCGACATCGCCATGATCGGCGCCTACGCGGCCTCCACCTTCTATCTCACCTCCAAGCTGCCCTTCGCCGTCGCGATGGTGGTCGCCATCGCGGTCACCGCCGCGATCGGCCTGGTCATCGAGCGGGTACTGCGGCCTCTGGAGAACAAGGACTTCGATCTGATGCTGATCGGCACGATCGGCTTCGGCATCGTCCTCCAGGCTGTCGCCATCCTGATCTGGGGCACCACCGGCCGGGCGGTCCGCTCGCCCGTCCCGTCCGCCCCGTTGGATCTGTTCGGGATCCGCGTGCGTACGTACGACCTGCTGGTGATGGCCGTCGCGGCCCTCGCCGTGCTCGGCCTCGCCTGGTTCCTCGCCCGCACCAAGCGCGGCGCGGCCATGCAGGCCGTCGCCATGGACCACGAGGCGGCCACCGCCGTCGGTATCGACGTCGGCCGCAGCAACGCCCTCGCCTTCTCGATCGGCGCGGGCCTCGCCGCCCTGGCCGGCGGTCTCGTCGGACCGATGCTGTACGTCGACGCGTCGCTCGGCGGCGCGCTCGGTATCAAGGGCTTCGCCGCCGCGATGCTCGGCGGCTTCGGGTCGATCCCCGGAGCGGTCGTCGGCGGGCTCGCGATCGGTGTCCTCGACTCCTACGCCGCCGGCCACTTCCAGGGCTACTCGGTGCTCGTGACCTTCCTGGTCTTCACCGCCGCCATCATGATCCGCCCGACGGGCGTCTTCGGGGAGAGGACGGTGAGCCGCGCGTGA
- a CDS encoding ABC transporter substrate-binding protein: protein MTRSSTPRPPTTTRAAVCAAAVLAAALTACGAPGESADNTGASSGPIKVAVVNAQSGQLSSLGDWEYKGARLAVDEWNKKGGIDGRTVQLKLFDDQGDPTTGTNIARRLVSEKYVAMIGTAESAVTIAMGPVLQQAKIPNITSGQSDGLVALKSPYLFLNGPTSTTYDTTLAQHLVTDKGYRKIAMITNNGSFGKGEHDAFLTSVKGLGVTPATDQVVTTDQKEFSAALTKIRSTKPEVIFIGSEEVEAGLIVKQARDLGITAPFAGAAPQGTPVFIDTAGKEAAEGTIVSSPYLSNDVSDASKKFAAAYLAAYGEEAEMHGAKAYDGANILLSALETSKGAVGEELADAIRATRYQGLLGDFRFDGTGVGITRTTIGVIRDGKLVPQQ from the coding sequence ATGACCCGCAGCAGCACCCCACGACCACCCACCACCACCCGGGCCGCCGTGTGCGCCGCCGCCGTGCTGGCCGCCGCCCTCACCGCGTGCGGCGCGCCCGGCGAATCGGCCGACAACACCGGGGCGTCGTCCGGTCCCATCAAGGTCGCCGTCGTCAACGCGCAGAGCGGACAGCTCAGTTCACTGGGCGACTGGGAGTACAAGGGTGCCAGGCTCGCCGTCGACGAGTGGAACAAGAAGGGCGGCATCGACGGCCGCACCGTCCAGCTGAAGCTCTTCGACGACCAGGGCGACCCGACCACCGGGACCAATATCGCCCGCAGGCTGGTCAGCGAGAAGTACGTCGCCATGATCGGCACGGCGGAGAGCGCGGTGACCATCGCCATGGGGCCGGTGCTCCAGCAGGCGAAGATCCCCAACATCACCTCCGGCCAGTCCGACGGCCTGGTCGCGCTGAAGAGCCCGTACCTCTTCCTCAACGGGCCGACCAGCACCACCTACGACACCACGCTCGCCCAGCACCTGGTGACGGACAAGGGGTACCGGAAGATCGCCATGATCACGAACAACGGCTCCTTCGGGAAGGGCGAGCACGACGCGTTCCTCACCTCCGTCAAGGGGCTCGGGGTGACCCCGGCCACCGACCAGGTGGTCACCACCGACCAGAAGGAGTTCAGCGCCGCGCTGACGAAGATCCGCTCGACGAAGCCCGAGGTCATCTTCATCGGCTCGGAGGAGGTCGAGGCCGGGCTGATCGTCAAGCAGGCCCGGGACCTGGGCATCACCGCGCCCTTCGCGGGCGCCGCGCCGCAGGGCACCCCCGTCTTCATCGACACGGCGGGCAAGGAAGCCGCCGAGGGCACCATCGTCAGCTCCCCCTATCTCAGCAATGACGTCAGTGACGCCTCGAAGAAGTTCGCCGCCGCGTACCTGGCCGCCTACGGCGAGGAGGCGGAGATGCACGGTGCCAAGGCGTACGACGGGGCGAACATCCTGCTGAGCGCGCTGGAGACCAGCAAGGGCGCGGTCGGCGAGGAACTCGCGGACGCCATCCGCGCCACCCGCTACCAGGGCCTGCTGGGTGACTTCCGGTTCGACGGGACGGGAGTCGGCATCACCAGGACCACCATCGGTGTCATCCGCGACGGCAAGCTCGTCCCGCAGCAGTAG
- a CDS encoding thiamine pyrophosphate-binding protein: protein MTVTAAEALVGQLESYGVEYVFGTCGHTNIALLDALGPSPIEFVIARHEQTAAHAADGYARASGKPGVLLTHVGPGMMNAVTGVATAALDSIPLIVISGDIPSYYAGRHPHQEVNLHADADQTAIYRPFTKRAWNVHRVQDLARTTERAFWTATSGRPGAVLVNVPMDLFNRQVEEYADAYPLPGGAALPGLDRDTAERIAQSLLTAERPLIYFGGGLREPAARQALSALAEHLDIPLAHSLMGKGTLPDSHPLLLGMPGFWGLETTHAHTRGADVVLALATRFAETDASSWDPAYTWTFGDRHSPPSELIQIDIDPAEIGRNYPVAIGAVADAGDAVRAIGEAVRAARPEPLRRAGLRDTIATARRAVFDTAREDGRGDDFPLRPQRILADLRAALPDDAVLVTDVGWNKNGVAQCYELPDGGRLITPGGASTMGFGPAAAVGVQLARPDRVVVALIGDGGMSAQLPAVPMAVEQGLPVIFVVMNNRAHGTIADLQLSSFGRSYGCAFTDAEGRPYSPDFALLGRSCGADGHSVTAPAGLAKALTDAIARRRPAVIDVPMVNEPVPTPGHWNIKDIFRGSFAD, encoded by the coding sequence ATGACCGTGACCGCCGCCGAGGCCCTGGTCGGCCAGCTGGAGTCGTACGGCGTCGAGTACGTCTTCGGCACCTGCGGCCACACCAACATCGCCCTGCTGGACGCGCTCGGCCCCAGCCCGATCGAGTTCGTGATCGCCCGCCACGAGCAGACCGCCGCGCACGCCGCCGACGGCTACGCCCGCGCCTCCGGAAAGCCCGGTGTCCTGCTCACCCATGTCGGCCCCGGCATGATGAACGCGGTCACCGGAGTGGCCACCGCCGCCCTCGACTCCATCCCGCTGATCGTCATCTCCGGCGACATCCCCTCCTACTACGCCGGCCGCCACCCGCACCAGGAGGTCAATCTCCACGCGGACGCCGACCAGACCGCCATCTACCGGCCGTTCACCAAGAGGGCCTGGAATGTCCACCGCGTCCAGGATCTGGCCCGTACGACGGAACGCGCGTTCTGGACCGCGACCTCGGGGCGGCCGGGGGCGGTGCTCGTCAACGTCCCGATGGACCTGTTCAACCGGCAGGTGGAGGAGTACGCCGACGCGTACCCGCTGCCCGGCGGCGCCGCGCTCCCGGGGCTCGACCGGGACACGGCCGAGCGCATCGCCCAGTCGCTGCTGACCGCCGAACGCCCGCTGATCTACTTCGGCGGCGGACTGCGTGAACCGGCCGCCCGCCAGGCCCTGTCGGCGCTCGCCGAGCACCTCGACATCCCGCTCGCGCACTCGCTGATGGGCAAGGGCACCCTGCCCGACAGCCACCCCCTGCTGCTCGGCATGCCCGGCTTCTGGGGCCTGGAGACCACCCACGCCCACACCAGGGGCGCCGACGTGGTCCTCGCGCTGGCCACCCGGTTCGCGGAGACCGACGCCAGCTCGTGGGACCCGGCGTACACCTGGACCTTCGGTGACCGGCACAGCCCGCCCAGCGAGCTGATCCAGATCGACATCGATCCGGCGGAGATCGGCCGCAACTACCCGGTCGCGATCGGTGCCGTCGCGGATGCCGGGGACGCGGTACGGGCCATCGGCGAGGCCGTACGGGCCGCCAGGCCGGAGCCGCTGCGCCGGGCCGGGCTGCGCGACACCATCGCCACCGCCCGGCGGGCCGTCTTCGACACCGCCCGCGAGGACGGCCGCGGCGACGACTTCCCGCTGCGGCCCCAGCGCATCCTCGCCGATCTGCGGGCCGCGCTGCCCGACGACGCGGTGCTCGTCACGGACGTCGGCTGGAACAAGAACGGTGTCGCCCAGTGCTACGAACTCCCCGACGGCGGGCGCTTAATCACCCCCGGCGGGGCCTCGACCATGGGCTTCGGACCCGCCGCCGCGGTGGGCGTACAGCTGGCCCGGCCGGACCGCGTGGTGGTCGCGCTGATCGGCGACGGCGGGATGAGCGCACAGCTGCCCGCGGTGCCGATGGCCGTCGAACAGGGTCTGCCCGTCATCTTCGTGGTGATGAACAACCGGGCCCACGGCACCATCGCCGACCTCCAGCTCTCGTCGTTCGGCCGGTCCTACGGCTGCGCGTTCACGGATGCCGAAGGACGGCCCTACAGCCCGGACTTCGCACTCCTCGGCCGGTCCTGCGGCGCCGACGGACACTCCGTCACCGCGCCCGCCGGCCTCGCCAAGGCGCTCACCGACGCGATCGCGCGGCGCAGGCCCGCCGTCATCGACGTACCGATGGTCAACGAACCCGTGCCGACACCGGGCCACTGGAACATCAAGGACATCTTCCGCGGGTCCTTCGCCGACTGA
- a CDS encoding aldehyde dehydrogenase family protein, giving the protein MLDSLLKAGLDATVAEAPPHIAGQWGGDGPAVIRTGPYLRRGVSRTSTATGEEMARALAYARSSARTVGGLAPALRADILERASRAATAHREGLARLLALELGKPAKDGLGEIDRVADTFAVCASEARHIGGETLPVAGWARGVGNTAFTYRAPAGVALAITPFNAPANLLAHKLGASFAAGNTTLVKAPPQAPAATAAIVALLLESGMPPQAVQLLHGGAEVGALLCAADEVAVISFTGSAATGRAVARAAGAKRLVLELGGNAATIVCEDADIGQAARECARTGYSNSGQSCVSVQRVYVHRSRYGAFLDAFTAAVDTLKVGDPLDPATDVGAMVDEEAAERVVRWSAEAAAAGARVLRGGTRDGATARPTVVAEPPPDASVVVHEVFGALVAVLPYDDFAAVIDTCNSSPYGLQAGLFTRDMGRIITAWRELDTGALIAGGSSNYRLDHVPFGGVKDSGFGRETPRSMIDDYTVVKTLLLRGLSVWGDTTALDTTAVNAPLTDRETDV; this is encoded by the coding sequence ATGCTCGATTCCCTTCTCAAGGCCGGCCTGGACGCGACCGTGGCCGAAGCGCCTCCTCATATCGCCGGCCAGTGGGGTGGCGACGGCCCGGCGGTGATCCGTACCGGCCCGTATCTCCGGCGAGGTGTCAGCCGGACGTCCACCGCGACCGGCGAGGAGATGGCCCGCGCCCTCGCCTACGCCCGCTCCTCGGCCCGTACGGTGGGCGGTCTCGCGCCCGCCCTGCGCGCCGACATCCTGGAGCGGGCGTCCCGCGCCGCGACGGCCCACCGCGAGGGGCTGGCCCGCCTTCTCGCCCTGGAGCTGGGCAAACCGGCCAAGGACGGACTCGGCGAGATCGACCGGGTCGCGGACACCTTCGCGGTGTGCGCGTCGGAGGCGCGCCACATCGGCGGCGAGACCCTGCCCGTCGCGGGCTGGGCACGCGGCGTCGGCAACACCGCCTTCACCTATCGCGCACCGGCCGGGGTGGCCCTCGCCATCACCCCCTTCAACGCGCCCGCGAACCTGCTCGCGCACAAGCTCGGCGCCTCTTTCGCCGCGGGCAACACCACACTCGTCAAGGCTCCGCCGCAGGCACCGGCCGCCACAGCCGCGATCGTGGCGCTGCTCCTGGAGTCGGGCATGCCCCCGCAGGCGGTGCAGTTGCTGCACGGCGGCGCCGAGGTGGGTGCGCTGCTGTGCGCGGCCGACGAAGTGGCCGTCATCAGCTTCACCGGCAGCGCCGCGACCGGCCGGGCCGTCGCGCGTGCCGCCGGGGCCAAGCGCCTGGTCCTCGAACTGGGCGGCAACGCCGCCACGATCGTCTGCGAGGACGCCGATATCGGGCAGGCCGCGAGGGAGTGTGCCCGCACCGGATACAGCAATTCCGGCCAGAGCTGTGTCTCCGTCCAGCGCGTCTATGTCCACCGCTCCCGCTACGGCGCCTTCCTCGACGCGTTCACCGCCGCCGTCGACACCCTGAAGGTCGGCGACCCGCTCGACCCGGCCACCGATGTGGGCGCGATGGTCGACGAGGAGGCCGCCGAACGTGTGGTCCGCTGGTCGGCCGAGGCCGCCGCCGCCGGCGCCCGCGTCCTGCGCGGCGGCACCCGGGACGGCGCCACCGCACGGCCCACCGTCGTGGCGGAGCCCCCGCCGGACGCCTCGGTCGTGGTCCACGAGGTTTTCGGAGCGCTGGTCGCGGTGCTTCCGTACGACGACTTCGCCGCGGTCATCGACACCTGCAACTCCAGTCCCTACGGGCTGCAGGCCGGGCTGTTCACCCGTGACATGGGCCGGATCATCACCGCCTGGCGCGAACTGGATACCGGCGCGCTGATCGCCGGCGGCAGCTCCAACTACCGCCTCGACCATGTGCCGTTCGGCGGGGTGAAGGACTCCGGCTTCGGCCGGGAGACCCCCCGCTCGATGATCGACGACTACACGGTCGTCAAGACCCTCCTACTGCGCGGCCTGTCCGTCTGGGGCGACACCACCGCCCTCGACACCACCGCCGTCAACGCACCCCTCACCGACCGGGAGACCGACGTATGA
- a CDS encoding IclR family transcriptional regulator: protein MSDTDHERAAEPAGVRSVRRALDILGLLTEDRPTVTLREIVDATGLAKTTVVRLVQTLEQSGLLWDTPAGYTAGPGLWRWAHLAHTSWELPRETRKLMRELAEEQRETVNLFMLRGLSRVCVAQQESPQPLRHVVRVGDELPLWAGASSKILLRTASDGLLHRIAAGSPHGEGHARQLRVWADLAAERGVAVSRGERDEGLTAVAVPVVGRGGAVVASLSLSGPSHRFPEPTVERFAAALTEVARQMSEQGFDHPLSPSR, encoded by the coding sequence GTGAGCGACACCGACCATGAGCGGGCGGCCGAGCCGGCCGGGGTGCGCAGTGTGCGCAGGGCTCTGGACATCCTGGGACTGCTGACCGAGGACCGGCCGACGGTCACCCTGAGGGAGATCGTCGATGCCACCGGCCTGGCCAAGACCACGGTGGTCCGGCTGGTGCAGACCCTGGAACAGAGCGGTCTGCTCTGGGACACCCCGGCCGGCTACACCGCGGGGCCCGGTCTGTGGCGCTGGGCCCATCTCGCGCACACCAGCTGGGAACTGCCCCGTGAGACACGCAAGTTGATGCGCGAGCTGGCGGAGGAGCAGCGGGAGACGGTCAACCTCTTCATGCTGCGCGGTCTGTCCCGCGTCTGTGTGGCCCAGCAGGAGAGCCCGCAGCCGCTGCGGCATGTCGTCCGGGTCGGCGACGAACTCCCGCTGTGGGCGGGCGCCTCGTCCAAGATCCTGCTGCGTACGGCATCGGACGGCCTGCTGCACCGGATCGCCGCGGGCTCCCCGCACGGCGAGGGGCATGCCCGGCAGCTGCGGGTGTGGGCGGACCTGGCGGCGGAGCGCGGTGTCGCGGTCAGCCGGGGCGAACGCGACGAGGGCCTCACAGCCGTCGCGGTCCCCGTCGTCGGCCGCGGCGGAGCCGTCGTCGCCTCGCTCTCGCTCAGCGGACCCAGCCACCGCTTCCCCGAGCCCACCGTCGAGCGGTTCGCCGCCGCGCTCACCGAAGTCGCCCGCCAGATGTCCGAGCAGGGTTTCGACCACCCGCTCAGCCCGTCGAGATGA